From a region of the Bacillus marinisedimentorum genome:
- a CDS encoding EamA family transporter, with the protein MKTKGVVLVLIGAASFGFTPIFVKTGFGYGYSLGQINITQMLTATALLWMFTFLKGLDVSGINVKNVMKTALTGTSVGLTSIFYYGAMKYLPASLAIILLFQFVWIGMVYEWIFSKARPDRINYISMAVTLTGVFFASNILGGEVFELPAAGLLLGLLSGVSYAGFIFSSGRVAAGTHPLIRSALMVSGSAILVLIIFFQDIPDIRFSDGRLWLIGTGIALVGAVIPPLFFAAGTPLISGRLANMLSSIELPVAIITAMVFLSESVSGRQWAGITLIVAAILINELGSPILSPKRKR; encoded by the coding sequence TTGAAAACCAAAGGTGTGGTTCTTGTTTTAATCGGAGCTGCAAGCTTCGGCTTTACACCGATATTTGTTAAAACCGGGTTTGGTTACGGTTATTCACTGGGTCAAATCAATATTACCCAGATGCTCACGGCAACGGCATTGTTATGGATGTTCACCTTCCTCAAAGGTCTGGATGTCAGCGGGATAAATGTAAAAAATGTGATGAAAACCGCCCTGACAGGAACTTCAGTCGGCCTGACAAGTATTTTTTATTACGGCGCAATGAAATACTTACCCGCATCCCTTGCAATCATTCTTCTCTTCCAGTTCGTCTGGATCGGCATGGTTTATGAATGGATTTTCAGTAAAGCAAGGCCTGATAGGATTAACTACATATCAATGGCCGTCACCTTAACGGGTGTATTTTTTGCTTCCAATATATTGGGTGGCGAAGTTTTTGAGCTTCCGGCCGCAGGGCTGTTACTCGGTCTCTTATCAGGAGTATCGTATGCGGGGTTCATTTTTTCCAGCGGCCGGGTTGCCGCCGGTACGCACCCTCTTATAAGAAGTGCCTTGATGGTTTCCGGCTCCGCGATTCTTGTCTTGATTATTTTCTTCCAGGACATTCCCGATATTCGGTTTTCAGATGGGCGATTATGGCTGATAGGAACCGGTATAGCGCTGGTCGGAGCCGTCATCCCGCCTTTGTTCTTTGCGGCAGGAACTCCCCTGATATCCGGCAGACTCGCCAATATGCTCAGCTCGATTGAGTTGCCGGTTGCCATCATCACAGCAATGGTATTCCTTTCAGAATCGGTTTCAGGGCGGCAATGGGCAGGTATCACATTAATTGTTGCCGCCATCTTGATCAATGAACTCGGAAGCCCCATACTTTCCCCTAAGAGAAAAAGGTAA
- a CDS encoding inositol monophosphatase family protein: protein MKQYSEILTNIKNWVNEAGEELLEGLERTIEINEKSSSIDLVTEMDIWAEKFLLGKIGEHYPGHAVVTEEGGTVEVVSGSEYEWIIDPIDGTTNYAHGFPMFCISIGVKHHGETVIGVVYAPGLGELYEAVKGKGSYLNGKPLVVSRRKKLRQAVIATGFPYDRAEHPQNNVNEFSKVVLEVGGIRRTGSAALDLCQVAAGRFEGYWEFKLKPWDVTAGILLVEEAGGRVKVEQQDTGLHVLAGNDTIFIELERLLEA, encoded by the coding sequence ATGAAGCAATATTCGGAAATACTTACAAATATCAAAAACTGGGTGAATGAGGCAGGAGAAGAACTTCTTGAAGGTCTTGAACGCACCATTGAAATCAATGAAAAGTCTTCTTCTATCGATCTTGTGACCGAAATGGATATCTGGGCCGAAAAGTTCCTGCTCGGCAAAATAGGGGAGCACTATCCCGGACACGCAGTTGTGACAGAGGAAGGCGGTACAGTAGAGGTCGTGAGCGGAAGTGAATACGAGTGGATCATTGATCCGATTGACGGGACAACCAACTATGCTCATGGCTTTCCGATGTTCTGCATTTCCATAGGGGTCAAGCATCACGGGGAAACGGTCATCGGCGTAGTGTATGCACCGGGACTCGGGGAATTGTACGAAGCAGTAAAAGGTAAAGGGTCCTATTTAAATGGTAAGCCGCTCGTCGTTTCAAGACGGAAGAAATTAAGGCAGGCTGTCATTGCAACCGGGTTTCCGTATGACCGGGCGGAGCATCCTCAAAACAATGTCAATGAGTTCAGCAAGGTCGTGCTTGAAGTGGGAGGCATCCGCCGGACGGGAAGCGCTGCCCTTGACTTGTGCCAGGTGGCTGCAGGCCGGTTTGAAGGGTATTGGGAATTTAAACTGAAGCCGTGGGATGTTACGGCAGGGATATTGCTTGTTGAAGAAGCAGGCGGCCGTGTCAAAGTGGAACAGCAGGATACAGGCTTGCACGTACTTGCCGGAAACGATACGATATTCATTGAATTGGAGCGCCTGCTTGAAGCATAG
- a CDS encoding MOSC domain-containing protein, with product MKKVEAVLEALLIADDPDTFVSRRIEETVLEFGGIRGDRHFGTTYPADVRQPMYPKGTEILNRRQISILSAEEMKAVALELDLPEIKPEWLGANMLLKGINDLTMLPAGSRILFSSGAGIVCESINLPCTLPGAVIQKQFAGHRGLTRNFVPAAKRRRGIVGSVERPGPVKAGEPVVIYVNTPDDPMQ from the coding sequence GTGAAGAAGGTGGAAGCTGTTTTGGAAGCTTTGTTGATTGCGGATGACCCGGATACATTTGTGTCGCGCCGGATAGAAGAGACAGTGCTTGAATTTGGCGGGATACGCGGTGACCGCCATTTTGGGACAACTTATCCTGCGGATGTACGGCAGCCGATGTACCCAAAAGGGACGGAGATTCTTAACCGCAGGCAAATCAGCATCCTTTCGGCCGAGGAGATGAAAGCGGTTGCCCTAGAGCTTGACTTACCGGAAATCAAACCTGAATGGCTTGGAGCCAATATGCTGTTAAAAGGAATTAATGACTTGACGATGCTCCCGGCCGGATCGAGAATTTTGTTTTCATCAGGCGCTGGAATTGTCTGTGAATCGATCAATTTACCGTGTACCCTGCCAGGCGCCGTCATCCAGAAACAGTTTGCCGGACATCGAGGGCTTACTAGGAATTTCGTCCCCGCTGCAAAAAGGCGCCGCGGCATTGTCGGTTCGGTTGAACGCCCAGGACCGGTAAAAGCAGGCGAACCTGTTGTTATTTATGTCAACACTCCCGACGATCCGATGCAGTGA
- a CDS encoding glycine betaine uptake BCCT transporter → MSNASDNEQNETSSKTNPVFWISAVFIFLFVLWGAFSPGSLADNAGIVYDFTTKSFGWFYLMSVFFFVIFLFYLAISRFGRIRLGPDSSRPEYSFFTWIGMLFSAGFGVGLVFWGVAEPMQHYLVPPLDTVAPESAEAARTAMRYSFFHWGIHQWSVFTIVGLALGYFQFRHHKKSLISSTLDPLLGEGNHTTLRSTIDVLAVIATVTGVATSLGMGILQINGGLNHVFGIPNNPIMNIVVTGILMVLYLTSSTTGLDKGIKYLSNLNMILAIMLMVVFFFLGPTVFILNSLTLGTGDYIQNFVGMSFRLTPYEGGSWVRDWTLFYWAWVIAWSPFVGSFVARVSRGRTIREFIIGVLIIPPAIAIVWMAIFGGTALNMDLFHGTDIAQAVDANVTSALFETFSYFPMSMILSVIAITLIFTFLVTSADSATYVLGIMTTRGQLIPPMGVKVIWGILQAAIAAVLIVSSGLEGLQTASLVAALPFTVILIMMALSLFKSLQREPIPERKRHREPKALKRKKKQETEKPVE, encoded by the coding sequence ATGAGTAATGCCAGTGACAATGAACAGAATGAAACGTCCAGCAAAACAAATCCCGTTTTCTGGATATCAGCGGTGTTTATCTTCCTGTTTGTTCTATGGGGAGCTTTTTCACCGGGATCTTTAGCCGATAATGCCGGTATCGTCTACGACTTCACAACAAAGTCGTTCGGCTGGTTTTATCTCATGTCTGTGTTTTTCTTTGTTATTTTCCTGTTTTACCTTGCTATAAGCAGGTTTGGAAGAATTCGGCTTGGACCGGACTCGTCCAGGCCGGAATACAGTTTCTTTACATGGATCGGAATGCTGTTCAGCGCCGGATTCGGTGTCGGGCTCGTATTCTGGGGAGTTGCTGAGCCTATGCAGCATTATCTCGTGCCGCCGCTTGATACGGTTGCGCCTGAATCAGCAGAGGCAGCCCGGACAGCCATGCGCTATTCTTTTTTCCACTGGGGGATTCATCAGTGGTCCGTCTTTACAATCGTGGGGCTTGCCCTCGGCTACTTCCAGTTCAGGCATCATAAAAAATCTTTAATCAGCTCCACTCTTGATCCGTTACTCGGTGAAGGCAATCATACCACGCTTAGGTCAACGATTGACGTTCTAGCTGTCATTGCCACTGTCACCGGTGTGGCCACTTCTCTCGGAATGGGAATCCTGCAAATAAACGGCGGGCTGAACCATGTATTCGGCATTCCAAATAATCCGATTATGAACATCGTAGTAACCGGAATTCTGATGGTCCTTTACCTTACCTCGTCAACGACCGGGCTTGACAAAGGCATCAAATACTTAAGTAACCTGAATATGATTCTTGCCATTATGTTGATGGTTGTCTTTTTCTTTCTCGGGCCGACAGTATTCATACTGAATTCTTTGACACTTGGAACCGGTGATTATATTCAGAACTTCGTCGGGATGAGCTTCCGTCTTACGCCGTACGAAGGCGGCAGCTGGGTCAGGGACTGGACGCTGTTTTACTGGGCATGGGTTATTGCCTGGTCCCCGTTTGTCGGTTCATTCGTTGCCCGTGTTTCAAGGGGGCGGACGATACGAGAATTCATCATCGGGGTTCTGATTATCCCGCCGGCAATCGCAATTGTGTGGATGGCCATTTTTGGCGGCACGGCACTGAACATGGATTTATTCCACGGCACTGATATTGCCCAGGCTGTTGATGCAAATGTGACAAGTGCCCTTTTTGAGACATTCAGTTATTTTCCGATGAGCATGATCCTTTCCGTGATAGCCATTACTTTGATTTTCACATTCCTGGTTACTTCGGCTGACTCGGCGACATATGTACTCGGCATCATGACAACCCGCGGCCAGCTGATTCCGCCGATGGGTGTCAAAGTCATCTGGGGTATACTCCAGGCTGCAATTGCAGCTGTTCTGATCGTCAGCAGCGGGTTAGAAGGATTACAGACTGCCTCGCTTGTCGCTGCATTGCCGTTCACGGTGATTTTGATCATGATGGCATTGTCACTCTTTAAATCCCTGCAAAGAGAGCCAATCCCTGAAAGAAAGCGGCATAGGGAACCAAAGGCGCTGAAAAGGAAAAAGAAGCAGGAAACGGAAAAACCAGTGGAATAA
- a CDS encoding GyrI-like domain-containing protein, with product MEKVDYKQEMKGLYDATEENVLIEVPGMNFVMIDGEGNPDTSAVFQQSADALQAVSYTLKSKSRNVGKDYDIMPLEALWYMGNIRNFSRFRKDSWKWTLMIMQPDHITANMMKKAAAEVAAKQDLPLLESLRFERFNEGLSAQVLYKGPYSEEHDTIMKLHDFIKAEGYEPVGKHHEIYLSNPENTEPADLKTIIRQPVALHPAASGYNV from the coding sequence TTGGAAAAAGTAGATTATAAGCAAGAAATGAAAGGTCTCTATGATGCGACAGAAGAAAACGTGCTGATTGAAGTGCCGGGTATGAATTTTGTCATGATTGACGGGGAAGGCAACCCGGATACTTCCGCAGTGTTTCAGCAAAGTGCCGACGCTCTTCAAGCCGTTTCTTATACGCTTAAATCGAAATCCAGAAATGTCGGCAAAGATTACGACATCATGCCGCTCGAAGCGTTATGGTACATGGGCAATATCCGCAACTTTTCCAGATTCAGAAAAGACAGTTGGAAATGGACACTTATGATTATGCAGCCAGACCACATCACTGCAAATATGATGAAAAAAGCTGCGGCTGAAGTTGCAGCAAAACAAGATCTCCCGCTCCTGGAAAGTTTGCGGTTTGAACGCTTCAACGAAGGGTTATCCGCCCAGGTCCTTTACAAAGGACCGTATAGTGAAGAACATGATACGATTATGAAACTTCATGATTTCATTAAAGCAGAAGGGTACGAACCAGTCGGAAAACATCATGAAATCTATTTAAGTAATCCGGAAAATACAGAACCTGCCGATTTAAAAACAATCATAAGGCAGCCGGTCGCACTTCATCCGGCCGCATCAGGTTATAATGTGTGA